From one Natronogracilivirga saccharolytica genomic stretch:
- a CDS encoding porin family protein yields MPRISASSYIFTLAILLVTMLFVRPAQSQLLDYGVKGGVNFSSITETDNSDMLTGFHFGGFVNIRPPLSPISIQPEVLYTRLGTNFEIIPSPGVNDLEPDVIEETLTIDYLQIPVLLNYYLPLPGPLGPKLFAGPYVGFKMDSEYDSEINDIDLTDQLNDLDFGLVFGAGTDISLLLATVHVEARFMLGLESVYTEDFDNDERNRAIMLSAGIAF; encoded by the coding sequence ATGCCACGTATTTCAGCCAGTTCTTACATTTTTACTCTTGCAATATTGCTTGTCACCATGCTTTTCGTCCGTCCCGCCCAGTCCCAGCTCCTGGACTACGGGGTAAAAGGCGGGGTCAATTTTTCGTCCATAACCGAAACGGATAACTCAGATATGCTGACCGGTTTCCATTTCGGAGGCTTTGTGAATATCCGTCCGCCGCTTTCCCCCATTTCCATCCAGCCGGAGGTGCTCTATACCCGCCTGGGCACCAACTTTGAGATCATTCCGTCTCCCGGTGTCAATGACCTGGAACCGGATGTCATTGAAGAGACGCTGACGATCGATTACCTCCAGATTCCGGTGCTGCTGAATTACTATCTGCCGCTTCCCGGCCCCCTGGGCCCGAAACTTTTTGCCGGACCCTATGTCGGTTTCAAGATGGATTCCGAATATGACTCCGAGATCAACGATATTGACCTGACCGATCAGCTGAATGACCTGGATTTCGGACTGGTTTTCGGTGCGGGAACCGATATCAGTCTGCTGCTTGCCACAGTGCATGTGGAAGCGCGGTTCATGCTCGGTCTCGAAAGTGTTTATACCGAAGATTTCGACAATGATGAACGCAACCGGGCGATCATGCTTTCTGCGGGGATTGCTTTCTGA
- a CDS encoding outer membrane beta-barrel protein codes for MQWLVSIPKKQVLQLAVSAALVALLTVQPARGQFFDYGFKGGAQVASFANAENTDYLTDYHFGMFMNIRPFALPVTIRPEVLYTRMGTDYAAIPADPGFPTPPGSLHISYIQVPLLINAYIPVPGPLHPGIYAGPYIAVMTSTRFEAEGQQVRNIDQWVQDSDYGIMFGALIEWDVAVTRLHTELRFVYGMESVFREDMNRDEQNRAISLSLGFAI; via the coding sequence ATGCAATGGCTCGTATCCATCCCGAAAAAACAGGTGTTGCAGCTGGCGGTTTCAGCGGCATTGGTGGCATTATTGACAGTACAGCCTGCCCGGGGTCAGTTTTTTGATTACGGATTCAAGGGCGGCGCACAGGTTGCCTCATTTGCCAATGCCGAGAACACCGACTACCTGACCGATTATCATTTCGGGATGTTTATGAACATACGGCCGTTTGCACTACCGGTCACAATCCGGCCGGAGGTGCTGTACACGAGAATGGGTACCGATTATGCCGCCATCCCGGCCGATCCCGGTTTCCCGACCCCGCCGGGCTCCCTGCATATCAGTTATATTCAGGTACCGCTGCTGATCAATGCCTATATTCCCGTACCCGGACCGCTGCACCCCGGCATTTATGCCGGTCCGTATATTGCTGTGATGACCAGCACCCGGTTTGAGGCAGAAGGGCAGCAGGTGAGAAATATTGATCAGTGGGTGCAGGATAGTGATTACGGGATAATGTTCGGGGCACTGATTGAATGGGATGTGGCAGTAACCCGTCTTCATACGGAACTCCGGTTTGTCTACGGGATGGAATCGGTATTCAGGGAGGATATGAACAGAGATGAGCAGAACAGGGCGATTTCCCTGTCGCTCGGTTTTGCAATTTGA